Proteins found in one bacterium genomic segment:
- a CDS encoding DUF362 domain-containing protein, producing the protein MTASTVYFTDLRTRMGYGLLDKTRKLFKVSAFADRLDKGDKVAVKLHFGEAGNTSFLSPQFARAIIDEIKAAGGNPFLIDTNTLYKGSRGNAVDHLETAILNGFSYATVGAPIVIGDGLIGMDYIREPVDGKHFSEVKIAAGFHHADAVVDLTHFTGHELFGFGGVLKGIGMGAASPSGKQEIHSDVLPSVITAKCTMCGRCFSWCPEDAIEWEAGTEALIVEEKCIGCGECTVACQDSAIAVNWKTDTGITQEKTAEYVAGALKNKAGKGLYFSFLMNISPDCDCYGFNDPPFVADIGILASFDPVAIDQAGMDLVNGAQAVAGSKLEDLEATDKIVAITGIDWEPILAHAEKLGLGSREYTLETVA; encoded by the coding sequence ATGACTGCATCCACCGTTTACTTCACAGACCTCCGCACCCGGATGGGGTATGGCCTTCTGGACAAAACGCGGAAACTTTTCAAAGTTTCCGCGTTCGCCGACCGTCTCGACAAGGGGGACAAGGTGGCCGTGAAGCTCCACTTCGGCGAGGCGGGAAACACATCCTTTCTGTCGCCCCAGTTCGCGAGAGCGATCATCGACGAGATCAAGGCAGCCGGCGGAAATCCGTTTCTCATCGACACCAACACCCTTTACAAGGGCTCCCGCGGAAACGCGGTGGACCACCTCGAGACGGCGATCCTGAACGGTTTTTCCTACGCCACGGTGGGGGCCCCCATCGTCATCGGGGACGGGCTCATCGGCATGGACTACATCCGGGAGCCCGTCGACGGCAAGCATTTCTCCGAGGTGAAGATCGCCGCCGGTTTCCACCACGCCGATGCCGTGGTAGACCTGACCCATTTCACGGGCCACGAGCTTTTCGGGTTCGGTGGGGTCCTCAAGGGGATCGGGATGGGGGCGGCCAGCCCCAGCGGCAAACAGGAGATCCACTCCGACGTCCTGCCCTCGGTCATCACCGCAAAGTGCACCATGTGCGGCCGCTGTTTCAGCTGGTGCCCTGAAGACGCCATCGAGTGGGAGGCCGGCACGGAGGCGCTCATCGTCGAGGAAAAGTGTATCGGCTGCGGTGAATGTACTGTAGCGTGCCAGGACAGCGCCATCGCCGTGAACTGGAAGACAGACACCGGCATCACCCAGGAGAAAACGGCCGAATATGTGGCCGGCGCCCTGAAGAACAAGGCAGGCAAAGGGCTCTATTTCAGTTTCCTGATGAACATCAGCCCTGACTGTGACTGTTACGGGTTCAACGACCCGCCCTTTGTGGCCGACATCGGTATCCTGGCCTCTTTCGATCCGGTGGCCATCGATCAGGCGGGGATGGACCTTGTCAACGGCGCCCAGGCTGTTGCCGGGAGCAAACTGGAGGATCTGGAGGCTACGGACAAGATCGTGGCTATTACCGGCATCGACTGGGAGCCGATCCTGGCGCATGCCGAAAAGCTCGGGCTCGGATCACGGGAGTATACACTTGAAACGGTTGCGTAG
- a CDS encoding right-handed parallel beta-helix repeat-containing protein — translation MNLRPVCISAILMALVLTVVNCGRDTVAPSDPASTADIPPVVFFHSSPGAEIALRGTVSDNVKVAEVSVAINGTSFATATIEPPGGAQTVDWTYMATAAELPAGANTVLVRAVDSSDNETVSSPIIVESTMGSTIDSLLAVLSVPRLADTIGLSTGSGQAFGNSATSWTIPIDAGLTLSGAGSATILEADISHPVLFSVSANLNLKNMVVRGAQVGVEVSDPSADPEILIENCLFDGQGAWAIDAVDDEGTNVQFLSSTVDASAASSASRGGLYLEGVTYYLVADSVFTGHTDPGGPADGTVEGAAVQVVGSSGQITESIFDGNALAIWASGGTPLIDSCSISGAAYTTYGINLTGGPGTPILQYNHISGNSGYGTRIGGEMTPVFYRNVITLNKESGVLVDFTGTLQNAGEIVLGDNDKKSTTGFNDIFDNVYPGITGKIEVYVTEATPNDSKPYPVYPIKAHNNYWGATVQDFVNARTYDNFDTVPNDRLALQPTFFTNSRNND, via the coding sequence ATGAACCTGAGACCGGTCTGCATATCGGCAATCCTCATGGCGCTGGTTCTGACTGTGGTCAACTGCGGCCGCGACACCGTCGCACCGTCCGACCCGGCGTCGACAGCGGACATCCCTCCCGTAGTATTCTTCCATAGCAGCCCCGGCGCCGAGATCGCCCTGCGGGGGACGGTGAGCGACAACGTCAAGGTCGCCGAGGTCTCGGTGGCCATCAACGGTACTTCCTTTGCCACCGCAACCATAGAACCTCCCGGAGGTGCCCAAACCGTAGATTGGACCTACATGGCGACGGCTGCCGAACTGCCCGCCGGCGCCAACACTGTCCTCGTCAGGGCTGTGGACAGCAGCGACAACGAGACCGTAAGCTCCCCCATCATCGTCGAGAGTACAATGGGCTCCACCATCGACAGCCTTCTGGCTGTCCTCAGCGTCCCGCGGCTCGCTGATACGATCGGTCTGAGCACCGGAAGCGGTCAGGCCTTCGGTAACAGTGCCACCTCATGGACGATCCCCATCGATGCCGGCCTGACACTCTCCGGGGCCGGCAGCGCAACGATCCTTGAGGCTGATATCTCCCACCCGGTGTTGTTTTCGGTGAGCGCAAACCTGAACCTGAAAAACATGGTCGTCAGGGGCGCCCAGGTAGGGGTCGAAGTGAGTGATCCGTCGGCCGATCCGGAGATTCTCATCGAGAACTGTCTCTTCGACGGGCAGGGGGCCTGGGCCATCGACGCTGTGGACGACGAAGGTACTAACGTCCAGTTCCTGTCGAGCACGGTGGACGCGTCGGCGGCCAGCAGCGCCAGCCGCGGCGGCCTGTATCTCGAAGGGGTGACCTACTACCTTGTGGCTGATTCCGTGTTCACCGGGCACACTGACCCAGGAGGGCCGGCCGACGGCACTGTGGAAGGTGCCGCCGTTCAAGTCGTGGGTAGTAGCGGCCAGATCACCGAGTCCATTTTCGACGGCAACGCCCTCGCCATCTGGGCCAGCGGAGGTACGCCATTGATCGATTCCTGCAGCATCTCCGGCGCTGCTTATACGACCTACGGAATCAACCTCACAGGGGGGCCGGGCACACCGATTCTCCAATACAATCACATATCAGGCAATTCCGGCTACGGCACCAGGATCGGTGGAGAGATGACACCAGTGTTTTACCGCAACGTCATAACTCTCAATAAAGAATCCGGTGTCTTGGTTGACTTCACAGGGACGCTCCAGAACGCCGGTGAAATAGTCCTTGGTGATAATGATAAAAAATCGACGACGGGCTTTAACGATATTTTCGATAACGTTTATCCGGGCATTACAGGGAAAATTGAAGTGTATGTTACTGAAGCAACACCTAATGATAGTAAACCCTACCCGGTGTATCCGATTAAGGCCCACAACAACTATTGGGGTGCAACTGTCCAGGATTTCGTCAACGCCAGGACCTACGATAATTTCGATACAGTTCCCAATGACAGGTTAGCCCTTCAGCCAACCTTTTTCACTAACTCCAGGAACAACGATTGA
- a CDS encoding pilus assembly protein: MAFVKTEESGPPRNARGQGVIEAIVALPVFLVLVCLIFQLFFLAIARVQLQYAAFYAARSGVVHDGDIRVMEKTASRILAASPGLSPFRPGSLLIELIDGNDQETDRQRPQGGPAPNTHLGIRVTWNYPLIVPLASRLFGRSSGTGPYRSGPTIPLHASWTMEMQQYKETENSDER, encoded by the coding sequence ATGGCATTCGTGAAGACCGAAGAATCCGGGCCACCCCGAAACGCGAGGGGACAGGGAGTTATCGAGGCCATAGTGGCCCTCCCTGTCTTCCTCGTACTTGTATGCCTCATCTTCCAGCTTTTCTTCCTTGCCATAGCACGCGTCCAACTCCAGTACGCCGCCTTTTACGCTGCGCGTTCAGGAGTTGTCCACGATGGGGATATCCGGGTCATGGAAAAAACCGCCTCCAGGATCCTGGCTGCGTCACCCGGCTTGTCTCCTTTCCGGCCAGGATCGCTGCTGATCGAATTGATCGATGGGAACGACCAGGAAACGGACCGACAAAGACCACAGGGGGGGCCTGCTCCAAACACGCATCTGGGCATCCGGGTCACCTGGAACTACCCCCTGATCGTCCCGCTGGCAAGCAGGCTGTTCGGGAGATCATCCGGAACAGGCCCATATCGATCCGGGCCCACGATCCCCTTGCACGCTTCGTGGACCATGGAAATGCAACAATACAAAGAAACGGAAAACAGCGATGAAAGGTAG
- the cpaB gene encoding Flp pilus assembly protein CpaB: MKSKRTVLIISCLIGLISASGYMSRIQSIRDEITDLTEMAPALTASRTVHAGERLQPDTLTAVMVPRKSLSRRALTPDDLELVSNRRTLNTIPAGDTVLWTDLPEGPRLKNPSERIPPGYRAIALPADEIHTMVHFLSPGDKVDVLASSFSESAGGLITDTVAEGILILGVGLHLDSWDRSDEESDYPLSVTLLAEPAIAARILKASQVGEVHFLVRGRDILSEILGKETTILETDERKTR, translated from the coding sequence ATGAAAAGTAAAAGAACCGTTCTCATCATTTCCTGCCTGATTGGCCTTATCAGCGCCTCTGGATACATGTCCCGGATCCAGTCGATCCGTGACGAGATCACCGACCTCACGGAAATGGCCCCTGCCCTGACAGCAAGCCGCACGGTTCACGCCGGTGAGCGCCTTCAACCTGACACCCTGACGGCGGTCATGGTTCCGCGTAAATCTCTTTCTCGGAGGGCCCTTACCCCTGACGACCTGGAACTTGTCAGTAACCGGCGGACCCTCAACACCATACCAGCGGGTGACACTGTCCTTTGGACCGACCTGCCGGAGGGACCAAGGCTGAAAAACCCATCTGAAAGAATCCCTCCAGGCTATCGCGCGATCGCTCTGCCTGCAGACGAGATCCACACCATGGTCCATTTCCTTTCACCAGGAGACAAAGTCGATGTGCTCGCTTCGTCATTCTCGGAATCAGCGGGAGGGCTGATCACCGACACGGTGGCAGAAGGGATCCTTATCCTGGGTGTTGGACTGCATCTGGACAGCTGGGACCGGAGCGACGAAGAGAGCGATTATCCCCTTTCCGTCACGCTGCTGGCTGAACCCGCCATCGCTGCCAGGATACTTAAGGCGTCCCAGGTGGGTGAGGTCCACTTCCTGGTCAGGGGAAGGGATATCCTTTCCGAGATTTTGGGGAAGGAGACCACCATTCTCGAAACCGATGAAAGGAAAACGAGATGA
- a CDS encoding type II and III secretion system protein has protein sequence MNRYRPTLIPAAALCLTLLFSGSSPCDDSFDIDDISEAGSLQAIPLSHSSEEALDRTLQSVEDIENLIVSRFPGGAIFRGELLLSEDMRRVSTISDSMSNIINLCSYHPDALAVSADYLNRILKENRVEGLHLSTLGKTLLLSGTPAEEGDASRVERMCKALNIPFIDGTRSLVADRRMVLFEVSFLEINRDAFREIGIDWPASTTLAAPDSLRLGKLAPAHSLEITIQHLIREGKARIISRPRLACRSGQKATFQAGGEIPIPRTDQEGGISVTWKPYGIILQVAPSIDQEDMIHVQVLSEVSMVDQANAVEGIPGILTRRVETSLSLAMGQWIVLSGLVHSDDSERIKKVPLLGDIPILGELFKSRDFQKRETELAVFLRPQPTAVSDTDEYDEALPEAAR, from the coding sequence ATGAACCGGTACCGGCCCACCCTTATCCCGGCGGCAGCGCTGTGCTTAACTCTTCTTTTTTCGGGCTCATCGCCCTGCGATGACAGTTTCGACATCGACGACATCAGCGAAGCCGGCTCCCTGCAGGCGATCCCTTTGTCCCACAGTTCAGAAGAGGCCCTCGACCGCACTCTCCAGTCCGTCGAGGACATAGAAAATCTCATCGTTTCCCGGTTCCCTGGAGGGGCGATCTTCAGAGGAGAGCTGCTCCTGTCTGAAGACATGCGCCGGGTCAGCACGATTAGCGATTCCATGAGCAACATCATAAACCTGTGTTCCTACCACCCGGACGCCCTGGCAGTATCAGCGGATTATCTGAACCGCATCCTTAAAGAGAACCGCGTCGAGGGCCTGCATCTGTCCACCCTCGGGAAAACACTTCTGCTATCCGGAACCCCGGCCGAAGAAGGGGACGCGTCGAGAGTGGAAAGAATGTGCAAAGCGCTGAATATCCCTTTTATCGATGGCACCCGTTCCCTGGTAGCCGACCGCCGGATGGTCCTGTTCGAAGTCTCATTTCTGGAGATCAACCGGGATGCTTTCAGGGAGATCGGGATCGACTGGCCTGCTTCCACCACCCTGGCCGCGCCGGACAGCTTGCGTTTGGGGAAACTGGCGCCTGCGCACTCACTTGAGATCACCATCCAGCACCTTATCCGCGAAGGAAAAGCCAGGATCATCTCCAGACCCAGGCTGGCGTGCCGCTCTGGCCAAAAAGCGACCTTTCAGGCCGGGGGTGAAATCCCCATACCACGCACGGATCAGGAGGGCGGCATTTCCGTTACCTGGAAACCGTACGGGATCATCCTCCAGGTCGCGCCCTCCATAGACCAGGAAGACATGATCCACGTCCAGGTGCTTTCGGAAGTCAGCATGGTGGACCAGGCAAACGCCGTCGAGGGTATCCCGGGAATCCTGACCCGCAGAGTCGAGACCAGCCTGAGCCTGGCCATGGGGCAATGGATCGTCCTTTCCGGTCTCGTTCACAGTGACGACAGTGAAAGGATCAAAAAGGTCCCTCTTCTGGGAGACATCCCGATACTGGGTGAGCTCTTCAAGTCCAGGGACTTTCAGAAAAGGGAAACGGAACTGGCCGTCTTTTTGCGGCCCCAACCAACCGCTGTCTCCGACACTGACGAATATGACGAAGCGCTGCCGGAGGCGGCCCGATAA
- a CDS encoding ComEA family DNA-binding protein: protein MKSGSRFLRTGTLLLVLLAAVSLLLPIVASGMDGGKVNINVATSEELTSLPGIGQAKADAIIAFREGHGPFATVDGLLEIRGIGAGLVEKLRDLVTTE from the coding sequence ATGAAAAGTGGATCGAGGTTTTTACGTACGGGGACTTTGCTGCTGGTTCTCCTGGCCGCGGTTTCTCTTCTCCTGCCCATAGTGGCTTCCGGAATGGACGGCGGGAAGGTCAACATCAACGTTGCCACATCCGAGGAGCTTACATCCCTTCCCGGGATCGGGCAGGCAAAAGCCGACGCGATCATCGCTTTCCGCGAAGGGCACGGGCCCTTTGCCACCGTCGATGGCCTCTTGGAAATACGGGGGATAGGAGCGGGACTCGTGGAGAAGCTAAGAGACCTGGTAACGACCGAATGA
- a CDS encoding ATPase, T2SS/T4P/T4SS family, with translation MKMIATFISPVKESRVVSATGSRIVIGRDESAEINLDHPSVSRTHARVTLIEGKSHFFLEDCRSANGTFLEGVPVKSSTTLYPDQNLEIGPFRFHLCVTPDLSSFPAGPHQVSHDRSPEEDSIVQEAVRSLPALMEAARHNHNGEGGEELSVKAEKILYQKIIHLLGSHTGTGNAEILTRKALTLSLGLGPLEEWLEDPGVSEIMINGTDSAYLEKKGQILRVKTPFGDSNLIMGIIDRILAPLGRRVDEKNPYVDGRLPDGSRINVVIPPASLIGPVVTIRKFPARQPRIDDLVANGTVSADAASFLKQAVRKKRNIIISGGTGAGKTTLLNVLASFIQDLERVVTIEDAAELKLNQEHVVRLETRPANLEGTGEITTRDLVRNSLRMRPDRIIVGECRGGEAFDMLQAMNTGHEGSMTTCHANSPRDALKRIEMMALMGGLAVPQHVIREQIASAVNIIVQIVRLPGGRRAVTHIVEVDGYESEQVLTQPIFEPDGDEGGAAATGIQASFLSGSDIMEKVHSPSMEVRSNALT, from the coding sequence ATGAAAATGATCGCAACCTTCATATCTCCGGTGAAAGAAAGCAGGGTCGTTTCAGCGACCGGCAGCAGGATCGTTATCGGACGCGATGAAAGCGCTGAAATCAATCTGGATCACCCTTCCGTATCCAGGACACATGCCCGTGTCACCCTGATCGAGGGCAAATCCCATTTTTTTCTTGAAGACTGCCGCAGCGCCAACGGGACTTTTCTCGAGGGAGTCCCGGTGAAAAGCTCCACGACTCTCTATCCGGACCAGAACCTTGAGATCGGTCCCTTCCGTTTTCACCTCTGTGTGACACCAGACCTCAGTTCTTTTCCCGCCGGACCTCACCAGGTATCCCATGATCGTTCCCCGGAGGAGGATTCCATCGTCCAGGAAGCTGTCAGATCCCTCCCGGCATTGATGGAAGCTGCCCGGCACAACCACAACGGTGAAGGGGGGGAGGAGCTGTCCGTCAAAGCTGAGAAGATCCTGTATCAGAAGATCATCCACCTGCTGGGTTCGCACACGGGAACGGGCAACGCCGAAATCCTGACCCGAAAAGCCCTCACCTTGTCTCTTGGTCTGGGTCCCCTGGAGGAATGGCTTGAAGACCCGGGAGTTTCTGAGATCATGATCAACGGAACCGACTCTGCTTACCTGGAAAAAAAGGGACAGATATTAAGAGTGAAGACCCCTTTTGGTGACTCCAACCTGATCATGGGCATCATCGACCGGATCCTTGCCCCCCTGGGCAGACGTGTAGACGAGAAAAACCCTTACGTGGATGGCCGATTGCCGGACGGTTCCAGGATCAATGTGGTCATCCCTCCGGCATCCCTCATCGGTCCCGTTGTAACCATACGTAAATTCCCGGCTCGACAACCCAGGATCGACGACCTGGTTGCCAACGGGACGGTCAGCGCGGACGCTGCCTCCTTTCTTAAGCAGGCGGTGCGCAAGAAAAGGAACATCATCATCTCAGGGGGCACCGGCGCAGGGAAGACAACCCTTCTCAACGTTCTGGCCTCCTTCATCCAGGACCTGGAACGGGTCGTGACCATAGAGGATGCCGCGGAACTCAAACTGAATCAGGAACATGTGGTACGCCTGGAAACACGGCCGGCCAACCTGGAGGGGACGGGCGAGATTACTACCAGAGACCTTGTGAGAAACTCTCTCAGGATGAGACCGGATCGCATCATCGTCGGTGAGTGTCGGGGCGGTGAGGCTTTTGACATGCTCCAGGCCATGAATACCGGGCATGAAGGTTCAATGACGACCTGTCACGCCAATTCGCCCAGGGACGCACTCAAAAGGATCGAGATGATGGCCCTCATGGGCGGCCTGGCCGTTCCCCAGCATGTTATCCGCGAACAGATCGCATCTGCCGTCAACATTATCGTCCAGATCGTTCGTCTGCCCGGTGGCAGGCGCGCAGTAACTCACATCGTCGAAGTGGATGGATACGAATCAGAACAGGTCCTGACACAACCCATCTTCGAACCCGACGGTGACGAGGGCGGCGCTGCGGCCACCGGTATCCAGGCTTCATTCCTTTCGGGAAGCGATATCATGGAAAAGGTCCACTCCCCTTCAATGGAGGTGCGCTCCAATGCACTTACTTGA
- a CDS encoding type II secretion system F family protein, which produces MHLLDIFSTFLTGAAATTITFLAAGWYGKRSNREKISRKSSQQMEEQLPAFLDTLASGLSAGNSLQQSMDICIRKAPDPLMTFVQKILLKHRSGMSLEEALKSEADEISTGSMSLALNSIAACYRSGSNMVEALSLLATLCRERSNLRKKILARTAQSRMQGSVIVAVPLVFMILLYIVSPQNMIPVIRTDLGRNIMAAALLLQTIGALLIRRVLKQEIL; this is translated from the coding sequence ATGCACTTACTTGATATTTTTTCGACGTTTCTCACAGGGGCAGCGGCGACAACCATCACCTTCCTCGCGGCAGGATGGTATGGGAAAAGATCCAACAGGGAGAAGATATCCCGCAAGAGTTCACAGCAGATGGAAGAGCAGCTGCCCGCCTTCCTGGACACTCTCGCCTCTGGCCTCTCGGCAGGTAACAGCCTTCAGCAATCCATGGACATCTGTATCAGGAAGGCGCCTGACCCGCTGATGACATTCGTGCAGAAGATCCTTCTCAAACACAGATCAGGCATGTCTCTCGAAGAGGCTCTCAAATCAGAGGCCGATGAGATCAGCACAGGCAGTATGTCTCTGGCGCTCAACTCTATTGCAGCCTGCTACCGTTCTGGAAGCAACATGGTCGAAGCGCTCTCCCTTCTTGCTACTCTTTGCAGAGAGCGATCCAATCTGAGAAAAAAGATCCTGGCCAGGACAGCTCAAAGCAGGATGCAAGGGAGCGTCATTGTGGCTGTTCCCCTGGTCTTCATGATCCTTTTGTATATCGTCAGCCCACAGAACATGATCCCGGTGATCCGCACGGATCTTGGCAGAAATATCATGGCAGCAGCATTACTTCTTCAGACCATTGGCGCCCTTCTGATCAGGAGGGTTTTAAAACAGGAGATCCTGTGA
- a CDS encoding type II secretion system F family protein encodes MGITVVTGLLVAMFTTGIMVLVTEYLSGDTEPVKNMETKDRRTSAITISAMSSMAFLITIFTSFSPRVAILSTLAILFCWALLISHTHRKVVIRRAAIRRDLPMLLDYLVLQVESGHSLLSALRSAPSLFKPSAPLCQSLTELDRHLKVGETFQGALEKTIQFMNSPEAEVPFQAISGALRHGTPMGAMLREQSVRMREHMILEGEQFANTASIKILIPLLFFIFPAAFLVIFSPVIVSLAGRIP; translated from the coding sequence ATGGGAATTACAGTTGTTACCGGCCTTCTGGTGGCGATGTTTACCACAGGCATCATGGTCCTGGTTACCGAGTACCTTTCCGGGGACACTGAACCTGTAAAAAATATGGAAACAAAGGACAGGAGAACTTCAGCGATCACAATATCCGCCATGAGCAGCATGGCCTTTCTGATCACTATTTTCACATCCTTCTCACCGAGGGTCGCGATCCTTTCCACACTGGCGATCTTATTCTGTTGGGCACTGTTAATATCCCACACCCACCGGAAGGTTGTCATCCGAAGAGCCGCCATCAGACGGGACCTTCCCATGCTCCTGGATTACCTGGTCCTTCAGGTCGAATCGGGCCACTCCCTTCTGTCCGCCTTGCGGTCTGCCCCAAGCCTGTTCAAACCATCAGCGCCCCTTTGTCAGAGCCTGACAGAGCTCGACCGCCATCTGAAGGTCGGGGAGACTTTTCAAGGAGCCCTGGAAAAAACCATCCAATTCATGAACAGCCCTGAAGCAGAAGTCCCATTCCAGGCTATATCCGGCGCCCTGCGTCATGGCACTCCCATGGGTGCGATGCTCCGTGAACAATCTGTCAGGATGAGAGAGCACATGATCCTTGAGGGAGAACAGTTCGCTAACACCGCTTCAATCAAGATCCTGATACCTCTTCTTTTCTTTATCTTCCCGGCGGCGTTCCTGGTGATCTTCAGTCCCGTGATCGTGTCTCTGGCAGGCAGGATACCATGA
- a CDS encoding DUF192 domain-containing protein produces MNALVNSNTGQVILDELDVRSTFFGRLTGYALRGFINCPGMLFLDTPRVHTLGMLFPLDLYFFDTSLRLLGSSQAIRPMKFPRSPRGTRHILEIPHHAHNLSVELEAGEQVSILWSAG; encoded by the coding sequence ATGAACGCTCTCGTAAACAGTAACACGGGACAGGTGATCCTGGATGAGCTGGACGTGAGGTCGACCTTTTTCGGACGTTTAACGGGATATGCTCTGAGAGGTTTCATTAACTGTCCCGGTATGCTCTTTCTTGACACTCCCAGGGTCCACACCCTGGGGATGCTGTTCCCTCTGGACCTGTACTTTTTCGACACCTCCCTTCGGTTGCTCGGTTCTTCCCAGGCCATTCGGCCGATGAAGTTCCCGCGGTCGCCCCGGGGGACCCGCCACATTCTGGAAATCCCGCACCACGCCCACAACCTGTCTGTTGAACTGGAAGCGGGTGAGCAGGTTTCGATCCTCTGGAGCGCAGGATGA